In Desulfovibrio sp. 86, the following proteins share a genomic window:
- a CDS encoding helix-turn-helix transcriptional regulator: MSQKQVESSIKRLLRIKEVLARLSISRSSFLEGCRTGRFPQPIKIGPRTTVWKAEDIDAFIENLGKQGADNE; this comes from the coding sequence ATGTCACAGAAACAAGTTGAATCATCCATTAAGCGGCTACTCCGTATTAAAGAGGTTCTGGCTCGCCTTTCCATCAGCAGAAGCTCATTTTTGGAGGGGTGCCGCACCGGACGCTTTCCCCAACCCATCAAGATCGGCCCCCGCACTACTGTCTGGAAAGCCGAGGACATCGACGCGTTTATAGAGAACCTTGGCAAGCAGGGGGCAGACAATGAGTAA